Proteins found in one Mycteria americana isolate JAX WOST 10 ecotype Jacksonville Zoo and Gardens chromosome 8, USCA_MyAme_1.0, whole genome shotgun sequence genomic segment:
- the HNRNPA0 gene encoding heterogeneous nuclear ribonucleoprotein A0: MENSQLCKLFIGGLNVQTTEAGLREHFAAYGTLTDCVVVLNPQTKRSRCFGFVTYSAVEEADAAMAASPHAVDGNAVELKRAVSREDSAKPGAHAKVKKLFVGGLKGDVGEGDLVQHFSQFGPVEKAEIIADKQSGKKRGFGFVYFQNHDAADKAAVVKFHPIQGHRVEVKKAVPKEDIQSGGGGGGSSRPSRGGRGGGRGRGGGGSGNRDHNGLSKGGGGYNSYGGYGGGGGGGGGYGSYGGGSYGGGGGGGGGDYGNGYGGFGSYSQHQSSYGPMKSGGGGGGGGGNWGGRSNSGPYRGGYGGGGYGGGSF; the protein is encoded by the coding sequence ATGGAGAACTCGCAGCTATGCAAGCTGTTCATCGGCGGCCTGAATGTGCAGACCACGGAGGCCGGGCTGCGGGAGCACTTCGCGGCCTACGGTACTCTCACCGACTGCGTGGTCGTGCTCAACCCGCAGACCAAGCGCTCCCGCTGCTTCGGCTTCGTCACCTACTCGGCGGTGGAGGAGGCCGACGCCGCCATGGCCGCCTCCCCCCACGCCGTGGACGGGAACGCGGTGGAGCTGAAGCGGGCCGTGTCCCGGGAGGACTCGGCCAAACCGGGCGCCCACGCTAAGGTGAAGAAGCTCTTTGTGGGCGGCCTCAAAGGGGACGTAGGCGAAGGGGACCTGGTGCAGCATTTCAGCCAGTTCGGCCCTGTGGAGAAGGCCGAGATCATCGCCGACAAACAGAGCGGGAAGAAGCGCGGCTTCGGCTTCGTCTATTTCCAGAACCACGACGCCGCCGACAAGGCGGCCGTGGTCAAGTTCCACCCGATCCAGGGCCACCGCGTGGAGGTCAAGAAGGCCGTGCCCAAGGAGGATATCCAGtcgggcgggggaggcggcggctcTTCCAGGCCCTcccggggaggcagaggaggaggaaggggtcgGGGCGGCGGCGGATCCGGCAACCGGGATCACAACGGCCTCTCCAAAGGAGGCGGCGGGTACAATAGCTACGGCGGCTACggtggaggaggcggcggcggcggcggttaCGGCTCCTATGGCGGCGGCTCCtacggaggcggcggcggagggggaggcggcgACTACGGCAACGGGTACGGCGGGTTCGGCAGCTACAGCCAGCACCAGTCCTCCTACGGCCCCATGAAGAGCGgcggaggaggtggaggagggggcGGCAACTGGGGGGGCCGCAGTAACAGTGGACCGTACAGAGGAGGCTATGGTGGGGGAGGCTACGGGGGCGGCTCTTTCTGA